A part of Mycolicibacterium sp. TUM20985 genomic DNA contains:
- the coaD gene encoding pantetheine-phosphate adenylyltransferase: MSGAVCPGSFDPVTLGHVDVFERAAAQFDEVVVAVLVNPNKAGMFTAEERIELIRESTTHLTNLRVQSGSGLVVDFVKSHGLTAIVKGLRTGTDFEYELQMAQMNKHVAGVDTFFVATTPQYSFVSSSLAKEVALLGGDVSELLPAPVNARLRAKLAER, translated from the coding sequence ATGAGTGGCGCCGTATGCCCCGGTTCGTTCGATCCCGTGACCCTCGGCCACGTCGACGTCTTCGAACGTGCGGCTGCACAGTTCGACGAGGTCGTGGTCGCCGTGCTGGTGAACCCGAACAAGGCAGGCATGTTCACCGCCGAGGAGCGCATCGAATTGATCCGCGAGTCGACGACGCACCTGACGAATCTGCGGGTGCAGAGTGGTAGCGGCCTGGTGGTGGACTTCGTCAAGTCCCACGGCCTCACCGCGATCGTCAAGGGGCTGCGCACCGGCACCGACTTCGAGTACGAGCTGCAGATGGCGCAGATGAACAAGCACGTTGCCGGCGTCGACACCTTCTTCGTCGCCACGACGCCGCAGTACTCCTTCGTGTCGTCCTCGCTCGCCAAGGAGGTCGCACTCCTCGGCGGTGACGTCTCGGAGTTGCTGCCAGCGCCCGTGAACGCGCGCCTCCGGGCCAAGCTCGCCGAGCGCTGA
- a CDS encoding cupin domain-containing protein yields MTNRPIEVCQGQGPELLDATIDPDWILEGTPKSRSSWWCGSADRMANHYVWDCTAGRFRWYFDRDETVYVIEGEVEVSGEGVPPTWLRAGDAALFRAGTWSTWHVPQYVRKHAIIRRGLPAPLRLLVECARRAKQLIGSRG; encoded by the coding sequence GTGACCAATCGGCCCATCGAGGTGTGCCAGGGCCAGGGCCCGGAATTGCTCGACGCCACCATCGACCCGGACTGGATTCTCGAGGGGACGCCGAAGAGCCGCAGTAGTTGGTGGTGCGGGAGCGCCGACCGGATGGCCAACCACTACGTGTGGGATTGCACTGCGGGCCGTTTCAGGTGGTACTTCGATCGCGACGAGACCGTCTACGTCATCGAGGGTGAGGTCGAGGTCAGCGGTGAGGGGGTGCCGCCGACCTGGCTGCGCGCCGGGGACGCCGCGCTGTTCCGAGCCGGAACCTGGTCCACCTGGCATGTGCCGCAGTACGTCCGCAAGCACGCCATCATCCGGCGGGGGTTGCCGGCGCCGCTGCGCCTGCTCGTCGAGTGCGCCCGACGGGCCAAGCAGCTGATCGGCTCAAGAGGCTGA
- the smc gene encoding chromosome segregation protein SMC, with protein sequence MHLKSLTLKGFKSFASPTTLRFEPGITCVVGPNGSGKSNVVDALTWVMGEQGAKTLRGGKMEDVIFAGTSSRAPLGRAEVTLTIDNSDNALPIEYTEVSITRRMFRDGAGEYEINGNACRLMDVQELLSDSGIGREMHVIVGQGKLSEILESKPEDRRAFIEEAAGVLKHRKRREKAVRKLDSMSANLNRLTDLTSELRRQLKPLGRQAEMARRAQTIQADLRDARLRLAADDLVTRRAEFNDTNQAETTLRREHDEISTRLETATFELAAHETAVAGLSGRAEAAQQTWFRLSALAERVSATVRIASERTQLLDADAEVAQGADPDALEAQADEVASHERQLLVELAQCRERQEAARAELGERERIAAEAERAHLAAARAEADRREGLARLSGQVDTIRTRVESIDEGVARLTVSIEESALRVQQSRVDFETVQNRVGELDAGELGLDDQHDRTVMALRLADSRVAELQAGERAAERQVASLQARIDALAVGLDRRDGAAWLQKHHDGSGLLGSVAKMLQVRAGHEAAVAAVLGSAADALAAESFGAARSAVAALKRADGGRAAIVLGDWPETASPATGSNHSLPDGALWAVDLVEPAPRLRGAMAAMLAGVVVVSDLTAALDLVARNPELRAVTADGDLVGAGWLTGGSDRKPSTLEITSEIDKARAELASAERQVSELTAALSGAVAEQQSRQDSAEDALAALNESDAAISGIYEQLGRLGQETRAAEEEWQRLNGQRNELEAGRVKTVEELSGLEERLRNAQELPMFDAEPVDRQESVAAAEAARAAEFEARLAVRTAEERANAVRGRADSLRRAAAAEREARLRAQRAREARELAATVAAAVADSGRLVAARLAVAVAVAGRTRDGLAAERSHRAEALSRVRHEVNELNARITALTDSLHRDEVAKAQASLRIEQLEQQALEQFGMATDDLVEEYGPHVPLPPSELEMAEYEQAKERGEQVTTPAPMPFDRATQERRAKKADRELAELGRVNPLALEEFAALEERYNFLSTQLEDVKAARKDLLDVITDVDERILQVFAEAYADVEREFTQVFATLFPGGEGRLLLTNPDDMLTTGIEVEARPPGKKIKRLSLLSGGEKSLTAVAMLVAIFRARPSPFYVMDEVEAALDDVNLRRLISLFEQLREVSQLIVITHQKPTMEIADALYGVTMRDDGITTVISQRMRGQELVTTTT encoded by the coding sequence ATGCATCTGAAGAGTCTGACGCTGAAGGGCTTCAAGTCCTTCGCCTCGCCGACGACTCTTCGGTTCGAGCCGGGCATCACCTGCGTCGTCGGACCCAACGGTTCGGGTAAGTCCAACGTGGTCGACGCGTTGACGTGGGTGATGGGCGAGCAGGGCGCCAAGACGTTGCGCGGCGGCAAGATGGAGGACGTCATCTTCGCCGGGACGTCGTCGCGGGCGCCGCTGGGCCGCGCCGAGGTGACGCTGACGATCGACAACTCCGACAACGCGCTGCCGATCGAGTACACCGAGGTGTCGATCACGCGGCGGATGTTTCGCGACGGCGCAGGCGAGTACGAGATCAACGGCAACGCCTGCCGGCTGATGGACGTTCAGGAACTGTTGTCCGACTCGGGCATTGGGCGCGAGATGCACGTCATCGTCGGCCAGGGCAAGCTCTCGGAGATCCTCGAGTCCAAGCCGGAGGACCGTCGCGCGTTCATCGAGGAAGCCGCCGGCGTGCTCAAGCACCGCAAGCGCCGCGAGAAGGCGGTCCGCAAGCTCGATTCGATGTCGGCGAACCTCAACCGGCTCACTGACCTCACCAGCGAATTGCGGCGACAGCTCAAACCGTTGGGACGTCAGGCGGAGATGGCGCGGCGGGCCCAGACCATCCAGGCCGATCTGCGCGACGCCCGGCTTCGCCTGGCCGCCGACGATCTCGTCACGCGACGCGCCGAGTTCAACGACACCAACCAGGCCGAGACGACGCTGCGGCGCGAGCACGACGAGATCAGCACCCGCCTGGAGACCGCGACGTTCGAGCTGGCCGCCCACGAGACGGCGGTGGCCGGTCTGAGCGGGCGTGCCGAGGCCGCGCAGCAGACGTGGTTCCGGCTGTCTGCGCTGGCCGAACGGGTCAGTGCGACCGTGCGCATCGCCAGCGAGCGAACGCAACTCCTCGACGCCGATGCCGAGGTGGCCCAGGGCGCGGATCCGGACGCACTCGAGGCCCAGGCCGACGAGGTGGCCTCCCATGAACGGCAGCTGCTCGTCGAGCTGGCGCAGTGCCGGGAGCGGCAGGAGGCGGCGCGCGCGGAACTGGGTGAGCGCGAACGGATTGCGGCCGAGGCCGAACGTGCCCATCTCGCCGCGGCCAGGGCTGAGGCCGACCGCCGCGAGGGGTTGGCGCGGCTCTCCGGCCAGGTGGACACCATCCGCACGCGAGTCGAGTCGATCGACGAGGGGGTGGCTCGCCTCACGGTCAGCATCGAGGAGTCGGCACTGCGGGTCCAGCAGTCCCGGGTGGACTTCGAGACCGTGCAGAATCGCGTCGGCGAGCTCGACGCGGGCGAGCTCGGTCTCGACGATCAACACGACCGCACGGTGATGGCGCTGCGGCTGGCCGACTCGCGGGTCGCGGAGTTGCAGGCCGGCGAACGCGCCGCCGAACGGCAGGTGGCGTCGCTGCAGGCGCGCATCGACGCGCTGGCGGTGGGTTTGGACCGCAGGGATGGCGCCGCCTGGCTGCAGAAGCACCACGACGGATCTGGACTGCTGGGGTCGGTGGCAAAGATGTTGCAGGTGCGCGCCGGACACGAGGCGGCGGTCGCGGCCGTACTCGGCTCTGCGGCCGATGCGCTGGCCGCGGAGAGCTTCGGCGCCGCGCGCTCGGCGGTCGCGGCCCTCAAGCGGGCCGACGGCGGCCGCGCGGCGATCGTGCTGGGGGATTGGCCCGAAACTGCCTCGCCAGCAACGGGTTCGAATCACTCGCTGCCCGATGGCGCGCTGTGGGCGGTCGATCTGGTCGAGCCGGCCCCACGTCTGCGCGGCGCGATGGCGGCGATGCTCGCCGGGGTGGTGGTGGTGTCCGATCTGACCGCGGCACTCGATCTCGTCGCGCGCAATCCCGAGCTGCGTGCGGTGACCGCGGACGGCGACCTGGTCGGCGCCGGTTGGCTGACCGGCGGCTCCGACCGCAAGCCGAGCACGCTGGAGATCACCTCCGAAATCGACAAGGCGCGTGCGGAATTGGCGTCCGCCGAACGACAGGTGTCCGAGCTGACCGCGGCTCTGTCTGGCGCCGTGGCCGAGCAGCAGTCGCGTCAGGATTCCGCGGAGGATGCCCTCGCGGCGCTCAACGAATCCGATGCGGCGATCTCGGGGATCTACGAACAGCTCGGCAGACTGGGGCAGGAGACCCGCGCGGCGGAGGAGGAGTGGCAACGCCTCAACGGCCAGCGCAACGAGCTGGAGGCCGGGCGGGTGAAGACCGTCGAGGAGTTGTCGGGTCTGGAGGAGCGGTTGCGCAATGCGCAGGAGCTGCCCATGTTCGACGCCGAACCGGTCGACCGTCAGGAGTCCGTCGCTGCGGCCGAGGCGGCACGCGCCGCGGAGTTCGAGGCACGGCTGGCCGTCCGCACCGCAGAGGAACGGGCGAATGCCGTTCGCGGACGGGCGGATTCGTTACGCCGAGCGGCGGCCGCCGAACGTGAGGCGCGGCTGCGCGCGCAGCGGGCCCGCGAGGCGCGTGAGCTCGCCGCCACTGTCGCAGCGGCGGTCGCGGACTCGGGCCGACTGGTCGCGGCCCGGCTCGCGGTGGCGGTGGCGGTGGCGGGTCGCACCAGGGACGGACTGGCCGCCGAGCGCAGCCACCGGGCCGAGGCGCTGAGCCGGGTCCGCCACGAGGTCAACGAACTCAACGCCAGGATCACCGCGCTCACCGACTCCCTGCACCGCGACGAGGTGGCGAAGGCGCAGGCGTCCCTGCGCATCGAGCAGTTGGAGCAACAGGCGCTCGAACAGTTCGGCATGGCGACCGACGATCTCGTCGAGGAGTACGGCCCACACGTCCCGCTCCCGCCCTCGGAGTTGGAGATGGCCGAGTACGAACAGGCCAAGGAGCGGGGTGAGCAGGTCACCACGCCTGCGCCGATGCCGTTCGACCGGGCCACTCAGGAACGTCGGGCCAAGAAGGCCGATCGGGAGCTCGCCGAACTCGGCCGAGTGAATCCCCTTGCGCTGGAGGAGTTCGCAGCTCTCGAGGAGCGCTACAACTTCCTGTCCACGCAGCTCGAGGACGTCAAGGCCGCACGCAAGGATCTGCTCGACGTGATCACCGACGTCGACGAGCGCATCCTGCAGGTCTTCGCCGAGGCATACGCCGACGTGGAGCGAGAGTTCACCCAGGTGTTCGCCACGCTCTTCCCCGGCGGTGAGGGCCGGCTGCTGCTGACCAACCCCGACGACATGCTGACCACCGGCATCGAGGTCGAGGCCCGTCCACCCGGCAAGAAGATCAAGCGGCTGTCCCTGCTGTCCGGCGGCGAGAAGTCGCTGACGGCGGTCGCGATGCTGGTGGCCATCTTCCGGGCCCGCCCCTCACCCTTCTACGTCATGGACGAGGTCGAGGCTGCGCTCGACGACGTCAACCTGCGCCGCCTGATCAGCCTGTTCGAACAGCTCCGCGAAGTGTCGCAGCTCATCGTCATCACCCACCAGAAGCCGACCATGGAGATCGCCGACGCCCTGTACGGCGTCACCATGCGCGACGACGGCATCACGACCGTGATCTCGCAGCGGATGCGGGGCCAGGAACTCGTCACCACGACCACCTAG
- the sepIVA gene encoding cell division protein SepIVA: MYRVFEALDELGAIVEEARGVPMTAGCMVPRGDVLELLDDIKDAIPGELDDAQDVLDARDGMLREAKDHADSMVSTATAEADSLVNHSRGEADRILSDAKSQADRMVAEARQHSERMVGEAREEANRIMTTAKREYEASTGRAKAEADRLIENGNLSYEKAVQEGIKEQQRLVSQTEIVQTATSEATRLIDTAHAEADRLRGECDIYVDSKLAEFEDYLNGTLRSVGRGRHQLRTAAGTHDYAQR, translated from the coding sequence GTGTACCGAGTATTTGAGGCGCTCGACGAGCTCGGAGCGATCGTCGAGGAAGCCCGCGGTGTGCCGATGACGGCTGGCTGCATGGTGCCCCGCGGCGACGTTCTCGAACTGCTGGACGACATCAAGGACGCCATCCCCGGCGAACTCGACGACGCCCAGGACGTGCTCGACGCCCGCGACGGGATGCTGCGCGAGGCGAAGGATCACGCCGATTCGATGGTCTCGACGGCGACCGCCGAGGCAGATTCACTGGTCAACCACTCCCGTGGTGAAGCGGACCGCATCCTGTCCGACGCCAAGAGCCAGGCCGACCGCATGGTCGCCGAGGCGCGCCAGCACAGCGAGCGAATGGTCGGCGAGGCCCGCGAGGAGGCCAATCGCATCATGACCACCGCCAAGCGTGAGTACGAGGCAAGCACCGGACGGGCCAAGGCCGAAGCCGACCGCCTGATCGAGAACGGCAACCTGTCCTACGAGAAGGCCGTCCAGGAGGGCATCAAGGAGCAACAGCGCCTGGTGTCGCAGACCGAGATCGTGCAGACCGCGACCTCGGAGGCCACCCGCCTGATCGACACCGCGCACGCCGAGGCCGACCGCCTCCGCGGCGAATGCGACATCTACGTGGACAGCAAGCTCGCCGAATTCGAGGACTATCTGAACGGCACGCTGCGCTCCGTCGGGCGTGGCCGCCACCAACTGCGCACCGCTGCAGGGACGCACGACTACGCGCAACGGTAG
- the mutM gene encoding bifunctional DNA-formamidopyrimidine glycosylase/DNA-(apurinic or apyrimidinic site) lyase, whose translation MPELPEVEVVRRGLAAHVVGRTITAVRVNHPRAVRGHEEGPADLTARLLDNVVTGTGRRGKYLWLTLASGDALVVHLGMSGQMLLGPVPKTEHLRVATLLDDGTAMSFVDQRTFGGWRLADLVTVDGTEVPVPVAHIARDPLDPLFDRAAVVKVLRRKHSEIKRQLLDQTVVSGIGNIYADESLWRAKVNGARIAETLTKPTLASILDHATDVMRDALGQGGTSFDSLYVNVNGESGYFDRSLDAYGREGQPCGRCGAVMQRDKFMNRSSFYCPRCQPRPRPPRPS comes from the coding sequence ATGCCTGAACTTCCCGAGGTCGAGGTCGTCCGGCGCGGGCTGGCCGCGCACGTGGTCGGACGGACCATCACCGCGGTCCGGGTGAACCATCCTCGCGCCGTCCGCGGCCACGAGGAGGGCCCGGCGGATCTGACGGCACGACTGCTCGACAACGTCGTGACCGGAACGGGGCGACGCGGTAAGTACCTGTGGCTGACGCTGGCCAGCGGCGACGCCCTGGTGGTCCACCTCGGCATGAGTGGGCAGATGCTGCTGGGACCCGTTCCGAAGACCGAGCATCTACGGGTCGCCACCCTCCTCGACGATGGAACGGCGATGAGCTTCGTCGATCAGCGCACGTTCGGGGGCTGGCGGCTGGCCGACCTGGTGACCGTCGACGGCACCGAGGTCCCCGTCCCCGTCGCACACATCGCGCGCGATCCGCTGGATCCGTTGTTCGACCGTGCCGCGGTGGTGAAGGTGTTGCGGCGCAAGCATTCCGAGATCAAGCGGCAGCTGCTGGATCAGACGGTCGTCTCGGGTATCGGCAACATCTACGCCGACGAGTCGCTGTGGCGCGCGAAGGTCAACGGCGCGCGGATCGCCGAAACGCTGACCAAGCCGACACTGGCCTCGATCCTCGACCACGCTACGGACGTGATGCGCGACGCGCTCGGTCAGGGCGGCACGTCGTTCGACTCGCTGTACGTCAACGTCAACGGCGAGTCGGGCTACTTCGACCGCTCGCTGGATGCCTACGGCCGCGAGGGGCAGCCGTGCGGCCGCTGCGGTGCGGTCATGCAGCGCGACAAGTTCATGAACCGGTCGTCGTTCTACTGCCCCCGTTGCCAGCCGAGACCGCGCCCGCCACGCCCGTCGTAG
- a CDS encoding OsmC family protein produces MTDLWVERTGVRRYTGRSTRGAEVMIGSEDVEGVFTPGELLKIALAACSGMSSDHALRARLGDDYEATVRVSGPADREQERYPLLEEHLEVDLSALSEEEIRKLLVIVERSIDKVCTVGRTLKTGAEVTFEVTQK; encoded by the coding sequence ATGACTGACCTATGGGTGGAGCGCACGGGCGTGCGCCGCTACACCGGTCGCAGCACCAGGGGCGCGGAGGTGATGATCGGGTCCGAGGACGTCGAGGGCGTGTTCACCCCGGGGGAGCTGTTGAAGATCGCCCTGGCCGCATGCAGCGGGATGAGCAGCGACCACGCCCTGCGCGCCCGGCTCGGTGACGACTACGAGGCCACGGTGCGGGTGTCGGGGCCCGCGGACCGCGAGCAGGAGCGCTACCCGTTGCTCGAGGAGCACCTCGAGGTCGATCTGTCGGCGCTGTCGGAGGAGGAGATCAGGAAGCTCCTCGTCATCGTCGAGCGCTCGATCGACAAGGTGTGCACCGTCGGGCGCACGCTCAAGACCGGGGCCGAGGTGACGTTCGAGGTCACCCAGAAGTGA
- a CDS encoding acylphosphatase → MPPVGDDVRLTAWVHGRVQGVGFRWWTRARALELGLTGFAANKDDGRVHVVARGSHAACQRLLDMLQGGATPGRVDTVVFDWSDAGDPIEGFAER, encoded by the coding sequence ATGCCGCCGGTCGGGGACGACGTCCGCCTGACCGCGTGGGTGCACGGCCGGGTCCAGGGTGTCGGGTTCCGCTGGTGGACCCGGGCGAGGGCGTTGGAACTGGGCCTCACCGGGTTCGCGGCCAACAAGGACGACGGCCGCGTGCACGTGGTCGCCCGCGGTTCCCACGCGGCATGTCAGCGGCTGCTCGACATGCTCCAGGGTGGGGCCACGCCGGGGCGGGTCGACACCGTCGTCTTCGACTGGTCCGACGCCGGCGACCCGATCGAGGGCTTCGCCGAGCGATAG
- the rnc gene encoding ribonuclease III translates to MTVDRTPLLEAIGVDLPDDLLTLALTHRSYAYEAGGLPTNERLEFLGDAVLGLVITAEIFAKYPDRSEGELAKLKSAVVNTQALARIARNLPPDGLGAYLLLGRGEVASGGSHKANLLADAVESLLGAAYVQHGHEVARDVVIRLFSGALEAAANLGAGLDWKTSLQELAAARRLGVPSYVLASTGPEHDKHFTARAIVNAEDFGVGEGKTKKEAEQQAAAAAYKALESLEFAGQDATSPNRTPERNA, encoded by the coding sequence GTGACGGTCGACCGGACTCCGCTACTCGAAGCCATCGGCGTCGACCTGCCCGACGATCTTCTGACCCTGGCCCTGACCCACCGCAGCTACGCCTACGAGGCAGGCGGGCTGCCCACCAACGAGCGCCTCGAGTTCCTCGGCGACGCCGTGCTGGGTCTGGTGATCACCGCGGAGATCTTCGCCAAGTACCCCGACCGCAGCGAGGGCGAACTGGCCAAGCTGAAGTCCGCCGTCGTCAACACCCAGGCGCTGGCCCGGATCGCCAGGAATCTCCCCCCCGACGGGCTCGGCGCCTACCTCCTGCTCGGCCGCGGTGAGGTGGCCAGCGGTGGCTCCCACAAGGCCAACCTGCTCGCCGACGCGGTGGAGTCACTGCTCGGCGCGGCGTACGTGCAGCACGGACACGAGGTGGCACGCGACGTCGTCATCAGGTTGTTCTCCGGCGCACTCGAGGCCGCCGCGAACCTGGGTGCGGGTCTCGACTGGAAGACCAGCCTGCAGGAGCTCGCGGCGGCCCGCCGGTTGGGCGTCCCGAGCTATGTCCTGGCCTCCACCGGACCCGAACACGACAAGCACTTCACCGCGCGGGCGATCGTCAACGCCGAGGACTTCGGCGTGGGCGAGGGCAAGACCAAGAAGGAAGCCGAACAACAGGCCGCCGCCGCGGCGTACAAGGCACTCGAGTCGCTCGAGTTCGCCGGCCAAGACGCCACATCTCCCAACCGCACGCCCGAGCGGAATGCCTGA
- a CDS encoding YceD family protein, translated as MAGKSKHGAHGRSGRGPQSPFVLDVARLGMRPGSMITFAETVPSPSRIGIELIAIPEGAPVELDLRLESVSEGVLVSGTMSAPTAGECARCLTAVAGDVEIHLTELFAYPDSTTEATTDDDDEVGCVIDDTVDLTQPIIDAVGMELPFSPLCRDDCPGLCPECGAALADFENDADPHHHDVIDPRWAKLAAMKPVGEGSSDQVPGGRE; from the coding sequence ATGGCCGGAAAGTCGAAGCATGGCGCACATGGTCGGTCTGGCCGTGGGCCGCAGTCTCCGTTCGTGCTGGACGTGGCACGACTGGGCATGAGGCCCGGCTCGATGATCACGTTCGCCGAAACGGTGCCGTCGCCGTCGCGGATCGGCATCGAGCTGATCGCCATCCCCGAGGGTGCTCCCGTCGAACTCGATCTGCGTCTTGAGTCGGTGTCGGAGGGCGTGCTCGTCAGCGGCACGATGTCGGCGCCGACGGCAGGGGAGTGTGCCCGCTGCCTGACTGCCGTTGCGGGGGACGTCGAGATCCACCTCACCGAGTTGTTCGCGTATCCGGACAGCACCACCGAGGCCACCACCGACGATGACGACGAGGTCGGATGCGTCATCGACGACACCGTCGATCTGACGCAACCGATCATCGACGCCGTGGGGATGGAACTGCCGTTCTCGCCGCTGTGCCGGGACGACTGCCCGGGCCTGTGCCCGGAGTGCGGTGCCGCGTTGGCCGACTTCGAGAATGACGCCGACCCGCACCACCACGACGTCATCGACCCGAGGTGGGCGAAGCTGGCTGCCATGAAACCCGTCGGAGAGGGATCGTCGGATCAGGTGCCCGGGGGTCGCGAGTGA
- the ftsY gene encoding signal recognition particle-docking protein FtsY, translating into MGLWIAVAVIAVLVMVALVVGLVRYRRRRISLSRPDDAAALDKPVDKSGGYTASSTISFTQATDTPLDVQGLPAVGDDATVPRDAPKRSISDVQLPDLVEPEPEPDLVEPEPELVEPEVRPEPEPEALEAPSEIESIAPSDGRLERLRGRLSKSQNALGRSMLGLLGGGDLDEDSWEEIEDTLLVADLGPVVTESVVSALRARMAATSVRSEADARAVLREVLINELRPELDRSIRALPHANKPSVLLVVGVNGTGKTTTVGKLARVLVADGRRVVLGAADTFRAAAADQLQSWASRVGAEVVRGPEGADPASVAFDAVDQGIATGADVVVIDTAGRLHTKTGLMDELGKVKRVVMKRAVVDEVLLVLDATIGQNSLPQARVFAEVVDITGVVLTKLDGTAKGGIVFRVQQELGVPVKLVGLGEGPDDLAPFEPAAFVDALLG; encoded by the coding sequence ATGGGTCTCTGGATCGCCGTGGCGGTCATCGCCGTTCTCGTGATGGTGGCGCTGGTCGTCGGGCTGGTGCGTTACCGGCGGCGACGGATCAGCCTGTCGCGGCCCGATGATGCCGCCGCCCTCGACAAACCCGTCGACAAGTCTGGCGGCTACACGGCGTCCTCGACGATCTCGTTCACCCAGGCGACGGACACCCCGCTGGACGTCCAGGGCCTGCCCGCGGTGGGGGACGACGCCACCGTTCCGCGCGATGCGCCCAAGCGGTCGATTTCCGACGTCCAGCTGCCCGACCTCGTCGAACCCGAACCCGAACCCGACCTCGTCGAACCCGAACCCGAGCTCGTCGAACCCGAGGTCCGGCCCGAACCCGAGCCGGAGGCTCTCGAAGCTCCCTCCGAAATCGAGTCGATCGCCCCGTCGGACGGCAGGCTGGAGCGGCTTCGCGGGCGGCTGTCGAAGTCGCAGAACGCGCTGGGCCGCAGCATGCTCGGCCTGCTCGGCGGTGGCGACCTCGACGAGGACTCGTGGGAGGAGATCGAGGACACCCTGCTGGTCGCCGATCTCGGACCCGTCGTCACCGAGTCCGTGGTGAGCGCCCTTCGCGCCAGGATGGCCGCGACGAGTGTCCGGTCCGAGGCCGACGCCCGGGCGGTGCTCCGCGAGGTGCTCATCAACGAGCTGCGGCCCGAGTTGGATCGCTCGATCAGGGCTCTGCCGCACGCGAACAAACCCTCGGTCCTACTCGTCGTCGGCGTCAACGGGACGGGCAAGACCACGACCGTCGGCAAGCTGGCCAGGGTCCTCGTTGCCGACGGCCGTCGGGTGGTCCTCGGGGCGGCCGACACGTTCCGCGCCGCCGCGGCCGATCAGTTGCAGAGCTGGGCGTCGCGGGTGGGGGCCGAGGTCGTGCGCGGTCCGGAGGGGGCCGATCCTGCCTCGGTGGCGTTCGATGCCGTCGATCAAGGCATCGCCACGGGGGCCGACGTCGTGGTCATCGACACCGCCGGCCGGCTGCACACCAAGACCGGCCTGATGGACGAGCTCGGCAAGGTCAAACGCGTCGTGATGAAGCGGGCGGTGGTCGACGAGGTGTTGCTGGTGCTCGACGCGACCATCGGGCAGAACAGCCTGCCCCAGGCGCGGGTCTTCGCCGAGGTGGTCGACATCACCGGTGTGGTCCTGACCAAACTCGACGGGACGGCCAAGGGCGGCATCGTCTTTCGCGTGCAGCAGGAACTGGGTGTGCCGGTGAAGCTGGTTGGACTCGGCGAGGGACCGGACGACCTGGCGCCATTCGAGCCCGCCGCGTTCGTCGACGCCCTGTTGGGCTGA